The Heyndrickxia vini genome contains a region encoding:
- a CDS encoding YjcZ family sporulation protein, with amino-acid sequence MGFALIVVLFILLIIVGASYMGGGVY; translated from the coding sequence ATGGGCTTCGCGTTAATCGTTGTATTGTTCATTCTCTTAATTATTGTGGGCGCATCCTATATGGGTGGCGGAGTTTACTAA